One genomic window of Sphingomonas sp. C3-2 includes the following:
- a CDS encoding DUF1214 domain-containing protein — protein sequence MTDAASERLLSGRAWDDFCDMLRNAGHMIDAFGDDVNDRDRVEWYRFMTRLVRNGFERFVENGEVTRPRLRDTPWRQSINFQSPNQDHLLAEFVDGSLEYRITGNRGTLPYFVICAWRANQPADIGERDWAARGVEGLKEFDPALLNTTGMIQSDSITFDADGNFEVIVSQNKPADGTAWLPITPDCVGLLVRTVYDDRANTIPPTMTLERLDGAAPQPIDGRHMSEALAKSGQVALGYAELVRSWWQDNLSKRPNRIRFSRAVYLSNGGVPDRHHGFGTWDRAEDEALVLRFTPPQSDFWIFQLCNIWQENLDNYEEGQGHVTIATAKPLDDGSILIVIAPEDPGLGGNWVDPYGLVHGGMSLRMIKPAGDPPPVHLHRVKLADLKANGLAGLKPEDAIVSGEISD from the coding sequence ATGACCGACGCTGCATCCGAACGCCTGCTTTCCGGCCGTGCATGGGACGATTTCTGCGATATGCTGCGCAATGCCGGGCACATGATCGACGCGTTCGGCGACGATGTGAACGACCGCGACCGCGTGGAATGGTATCGCTTCATGACGCGCCTCGTGCGCAACGGCTTTGAGCGTTTCGTCGAAAATGGCGAAGTGACCCGGCCGCGCCTGCGCGACACGCCGTGGCGCCAGAGCATCAACTTCCAGTCGCCCAATCAGGACCATCTGCTCGCCGAATTCGTCGACGGATCGCTCGAATACCGGATCACCGGCAACCGCGGCACGCTGCCCTATTTCGTCATCTGCGCCTGGCGCGCGAACCAGCCGGCGGATATCGGCGAACGTGACTGGGCTGCCCGCGGCGTGGAAGGGCTGAAGGAATTCGATCCCGCGCTGCTCAACACCACCGGCATGATCCAGAGCGACTCGATCACTTTCGACGCCGACGGCAATTTCGAGGTGATCGTTTCGCAGAACAAGCCCGCGGACGGCACGGCATGGCTGCCGATCACGCCCGATTGCGTCGGCCTGCTGGTGCGCACCGTCTATGACGACCGCGCCAACACCATTCCGCCGACCATGACGCTCGAACGCCTTGACGGCGCGGCACCGCAGCCGATCGACGGCCGCCATATGAGCGAGGCGCTGGCCAAATCGGGTCAGGTGGCGCTGGGCTATGCCGAACTGGTGCGCAGCTGGTGGCAGGACAATCTATCGAAGCGGCCGAACCGCATCCGCTTTTCGCGCGCGGTGTATCTGAGCAATGGCGGCGTGCCGGATCGCCATCACGGCTTCGGCACCTGGGACCGCGCCGAGGACGAGGCGCTGGTGCTGCGCTTCACCCCGCCGCAGAGCGATTTCTGGATCTTCCAGCTGTGCAACATCTGGCAGGAAAATCTCGACAACTACGAAGAGGGCCAGGGACATGTGACGATCGCGACGGCCAAGCCGCTCGACGATGGTTCGATCCTGATCGTGATCGCGCCCGAAGACCCGGGTCTGGGCGGCAACTGGGTTGACCCCTACGGACTTGTCCATGGCGGGATGAGCCTGCGCATGATCAAGCCCGCGGGCGATCCGCCGCCGGTGCATCTGCACCGCGTGAAGCTCGCCGACCTGAAGGCGAACGGGCTCGCCGGCCTGAAGCCCGAGGATGCGATTGTAAGCGGCGAGATCAGCGACTGA
- a CDS encoding YbaN family protein encodes MRPFYLVLGLLLVALGVIGAFLPLLPTTIFLILAAFCFSRSSVRLEKWLHEHPRFGPPILAWQEEGAISRRSKIAACTGMVFGFGLFLLTAHPTPWLIALVALSLLGSAFYVVSRPLPRHERSER; translated from the coding sequence GTGAGGCCTTTCTACCTGGTCCTCGGGCTGTTGCTGGTGGCGCTTGGCGTCATCGGTGCCTTTCTGCCGCTTCTGCCCACGACCATCTTCCTGATCCTTGCCGCCTTCTGTTTCAGCCGATCCTCGGTCCGGCTGGAGAAATGGCTGCACGAGCATCCGCGTTTCGGCCCGCCGATCCTGGCCTGGCAGGAGGAGGGGGCGATCAGCCGCCGGTCGAAGATCGCGGCGTGCACCGGCATGGTCTTCGGCTTCGGGCTGTTCCTTCTCACCGCGCACCCCACGCCCTGGCTGATCGCGCTGGTGGCGCTCTCTCTGCTCGGAAGCGCCTTTTATGTCGTGTCGCGCCCATTGCCGCGGCACGAGCGATCGGAGCGTTGA
- a CDS encoding zinc-dependent alcohol dehydrogenase, with protein sequence MNMASTIERISVHGVNDVRRDSVPMPVPGPGDIVVKVAVCGICGSDLGYAKAGGLPVGNDGPLPLGHEFAGTIVAAGADVAGHKVGDRVVIDPTNDANMIGGGGEGAFAPYILVRDIASHPMVYPMPDSLDFESGALVEPLSVALHGVNRSGAKAGSKVVVFGAGPIGLGVVAMLRLRGVTDVIAVDRSDARLERAKALGATLTLNPDHGDIWEAIGNAHGRSNLYGAPVVDTDEFIEVSGAGPVIPQIIANARFHAHLTVVAVHHADVPVNFAWLLGKEMQITMAMAYPTEFGEVLGILSRGEIDTAPLVSHRFDFAEFDTAFALAADTEKAAKILIRFGDAE encoded by the coding sequence ATGAATATGGCCAGCACGATCGAGCGCATCTCGGTCCACGGCGTGAACGATGTGCGTCGCGACAGCGTGCCGATGCCCGTACCAGGACCGGGCGACATCGTCGTCAAGGTGGCGGTATGCGGCATCTGCGGCAGCGACCTCGGCTATGCCAAGGCGGGTGGGCTGCCCGTGGGCAATGACGGGCCTTTGCCGCTGGGCCATGAATTTGCGGGCACCATCGTTGCGGCCGGCGCCGATGTGGCCGGGCACAAGGTGGGCGACCGCGTCGTGATCGACCCCACCAACGACGCCAATATGATCGGCGGCGGCGGCGAGGGGGCGTTCGCGCCCTATATCCTCGTCCGCGACATCGCCTCGCATCCGATGGTCTATCCGATGCCCGACAGCCTCGATTTCGAAAGCGGCGCGCTCGTCGAGCCGTTGTCGGTGGCGCTGCACGGCGTGAACCGGTCGGGCGCCAAGGCGGGATCTAAGGTCGTCGTCTTCGGCGCGGGGCCGATTGGGCTGGGCGTCGTCGCGATGCTGCGGTTGCGCGGCGTGACCGACGTCATCGCGGTCGACCGTTCGGACGCGCGGCTGGAACGCGCCAAGGCGCTGGGCGCCACGCTGACGCTCAACCCCGATCACGGTGATATCTGGGAAGCGATCGGCAACGCCCATGGCAGGTCCAATCTGTACGGCGCGCCGGTGGTGGACACCGACGAGTTTATCGAGGTTTCAGGTGCCGGGCCGGTCATTCCCCAGATCATCGCCAATGCGCGTTTCCACGCGCATCTGACCGTGGTCGCCGTCCATCACGCCGATGTGCCGGTGAACTTCGCCTGGCTGCTGGGCAAGGAAATGCAGATCACCATGGCGATGGCCTATCCCACCGAATTTGGGGAGGTGCTGGGCATTCTTTCGCGCGGCGAGATCGATACCGCGCCGCTGGTCAGCCACCGTTTCGACTTTGCCGAATTCGACACTGCCTTCGCCCTGGCCGCCGACACCGAAAAGGCCGCCAAGATTCTTATCCGATTTGGAGACGCCGAATGA
- a CDS encoding sulfotransferase: protein MSKTIILDDLGAPRLSEMQAQAIAGAPAVSLTSEAVLAAATAQTGLSNFGAPDFRERLDIWMRSFAADSGLHALGQATVFGEALRYAVTRLRFEDLVAKNPEIADVEIDRPIIIAGLPRSGTTHLVNILAADPRLRSMQLWESMEPIPAATETVTWDENDPRFQRTATMWGGFEMMVPLMPAMHEMAPDHVHEDIDLQGIDFSSYLPEWLSRPDEWREHYYNHDQTPHYRYARRVLQAMTWLKGPNRWVMKSPPHMENLPAVLATYPDATVIITHRDPVAVIQSAITMIAYGDRIRRKDFDLPALAEYWTARIERMLRACVRDRAKLPEGQVIDVMFHEYMSDQQAVIDRVYDRAGLDMTDAAAARIQDYLTANPRGKHGSVQYDLPGHFGVDVAAMRERFAFYYDAFPVRQEKIG from the coding sequence ATGTCCAAGACGATCATCCTCGACGATCTCGGCGCGCCCCGGTTAAGCGAGATGCAGGCACAGGCCATTGCGGGCGCGCCCGCGGTGAGCCTGACCAGCGAGGCGGTGCTTGCCGCCGCCACCGCGCAGACAGGGCTCAGCAATTTCGGTGCGCCCGATTTCCGCGAGCGGCTCGACATCTGGATGCGCAGCTTTGCCGCCGATAGCGGGCTGCATGCGCTGGGCCAGGCCACCGTGTTCGGCGAAGCGCTGCGCTATGCCGTCACCCGCCTGCGCTTTGAAGACCTCGTCGCCAAGAACCCCGAAATCGCCGATGTCGAGATCGACCGCCCGATCATCATCGCGGGCCTGCCGCGTTCGGGCACGACGCATCTGGTGAACATCCTTGCCGCCGACCCGCGCCTGCGTTCGATGCAGCTGTGGGAATCGATGGAGCCGATCCCGGCCGCGACCGAGACGGTGACCTGGGACGAGAATGATCCCCGCTTCCAGCGCACCGCCACGATGTGGGGCGGGTTCGAGATGATGGTGCCGCTGATGCCGGCGATGCACGAAATGGCGCCCGATCACGTCCATGAGGATATCGATCTGCAGGGCATCGATTTCTCGTCCTACCTTCCCGAATGGCTGTCGCGCCCGGACGAATGGCGCGAACATTATTACAACCACGATCAGACCCCGCATTATCGCTATGCCCGCCGCGTGCTGCAGGCGATGACCTGGCTGAAGGGCCCCAATCGCTGGGTGATGAAATCGCCGCCGCATATGGAAAACTTGCCTGCGGTGCTGGCGACCTATCCCGATGCGACCGTGATCATCACCCACCGCGATCCGGTGGCGGTGATCCAGTCGGCGATCACGATGATCGCTTATGGCGACCGCATCCGCCGCAAGGATTTCGATCTGCCCGCGCTCGCCGAATATTGGACGGCGCGGATCGAGCGCATGCTGCGCGCCTGCGTGCGCGACCGCGCCAAGCTGCCCGAAGGGCAGGTGATCGACGTGATGTTCCACGAATATATGTCGGATCAGCAGGCGGTGATCGACCGTGTCTATGACCGCGCCGGGCTGGACATGACCGACGCGGCGGCCGCGCGCATTCAGGATTATCTGACCGCCAATCCGCGCGGCAAGCATGGCAGCGTGCAATATGACCTACCGGGTCATTTCGGCGTCGACGTGGCCGCGATGCGTGAACGCTTCGCCTTTTATTACGATGCCTTCCCCGTACGGCAGGAGAAGATCGGATGA
- a CDS encoding SDR family oxidoreductase, with protein MASGWKNVSYDFAGANVLVTGGTSGIGAGIAAAYRDAGANVTITGTRGSASEYGEDLAGYRYLQLDIESAESIDAVAGQIDALDILINNAGFALPSQGFDEYEPEIFERAVNMHLTGGYRMARRNLEKLEKSTLPGGASVIGIASMSSFFGIEIVPGYGAAKTGLVGLTRVLGVSWAKRNVRVNAVAAGLTHSRMTAGTLANPEWSEPTLMRTPLGRAGFPEDIAGAALFLTSDAASWIVGQTLPVDGGYTVSG; from the coding sequence ATGGCGTCAGGCTGGAAGAACGTGTCCTATGATTTCGCGGGTGCCAATGTTCTGGTGACCGGCGGTACCAGCGGGATCGGTGCCGGAATTGCGGCGGCGTACCGCGATGCGGGCGCCAATGTGACGATCACCGGTACGCGCGGTTCGGCCAGCGAATATGGCGAGGACCTTGCTGGCTACCGCTATCTGCAGCTCGATATCGAAAGCGCGGAATCGATCGACGCGGTGGCGGGGCAGATCGACGCGCTCGACATCCTCATCAACAATGCGGGCTTCGCGCTCCCCTCGCAGGGGTTTGATGAATATGAACCCGAGATTTTCGAGCGTGCGGTGAACATGCACCTCACCGGCGGCTATCGCATGGCGCGCCGCAACCTTGAAAAGCTTGAAAAGTCGACCCTGCCCGGCGGCGCATCGGTGATCGGCATCGCGTCGATGAGCTCGTTCTTCGGGATCGAGATCGTGCCCGGATACGGCGCGGCCAAGACCGGCCTTGTCGGCCTGACCCGCGTGCTCGGCGTGTCCTGGGCAAAGCGCAACGTACGTGTGAACGCGGTTGCCGCGGGGCTGACCCACAGCCGCATGACCGCTGGCACGCTCGCCAATCCCGAATGGTCCGAACCGACGCTGATGCGTACCCCGCTTGGCCGTGCGGGCTTCCCCGAGGATATCGCCGGCGCGGCGCTGTTCCTGACCAGCGACGCGGCCAGCTGGATCGTCGGCCAGACGCTGCCCGTCGACGGCGGCTACACGGTTTCGGGCTGA
- the ung gene encoding uracil-DNA glycosylase: protein MTDTIRLHESWKTPLKGEFDSPYMHTLKQFLVDEKAAGKQVFPRGSEYFRALDLTPLDQVKVVILGQDPYHGEGQAHGLCFSVRPGVKTPPSLVNIYKEMEADLGLPRARHGFLEHWAQQGVLLLNSVLTVEMARAASHQGKGWEKFTDAIIQQVNALDRPVVFLLWGAYAQRKAAFVDPTRHLVLKAAHPSPLSAHNGFFGCRHFSKANAFLAEHGQTPIDWALPDTPESA from the coding sequence CTGCACGAAAGCTGGAAAACGCCGCTCAAGGGGGAGTTCGACAGCCCCTATATGCACACGCTCAAGCAGTTTCTGGTCGATGAGAAGGCTGCCGGAAAGCAGGTCTTCCCGCGCGGCAGCGAATATTTCCGCGCGCTCGATCTCACCCCGCTCGATCAGGTAAAGGTCGTGATCCTCGGGCAAGACCCCTATCATGGCGAAGGACAGGCGCATGGGCTGTGCTTCAGCGTGCGGCCGGGGGTGAAGACGCCGCCGTCGCTGGTCAACATCTACAAGGAAATGGAGGCCGATCTCGGCCTGCCGCGCGCGCGGCACGGCTTTCTCGAACATTGGGCGCAGCAGGGTGTGCTCCTGCTCAACAGCGTGCTGACCGTCGAGATGGCACGCGCCGCCTCGCATCAGGGCAAGGGCTGGGAAAAATTCACCGATGCGATCATCCAACAGGTGAACGCGCTCGACCGACCTGTCGTGTTCCTGCTCTGGGGGGCCTATGCGCAGCGCAAGGCCGCCTTTGTCGATCCGACGCGCCATCTGGTGCTGAAGGCGGCGCACCCGTCGCCGCTCTCGGCGCATAACGGTTTTTTCGGCTGCCGCCATTTTTCGAAGGCCAATGCCTTTCTGGCCGAACATGGGCAGACGCCGATCGATTGGGCGCTTCCGGACACTCCCGAAAGCGCCTGA
- a CDS encoding TetR/AcrR family transcriptional regulator gives MTNETAPQLEKPRRKAPGRNALQERQREETRRRLVEAAGRVFERKSYVDTRVEDVLAEAGVSRATFYAHFDGKLALVSAIAAEFMPQWRKLFDRLVAMPAFTPEALDAWTRAYVDIYRRNEATCILLTQVSALETDFYWQLADAQAALIDQLADHIPAFARAQQDDAVGRSMRVRAALLLSQLDQVSYFLAVRRWKADPEEGIRIMADQIGSFLNMRD, from the coding sequence GTGACAAACGAAACCGCACCGCAACTCGAAAAGCCGCGTCGCAAGGCGCCGGGGCGCAACGCGCTCCAGGAACGCCAGCGCGAGGAAACGCGCCGTCGTCTCGTCGAGGCGGCGGGCCGGGTGTTCGAGCGCAAAAGCTATGTCGATACCCGGGTCGAGGATGTTCTGGCCGAAGCCGGGGTCAGCCGCGCTACCTTCTATGCGCATTTCGACGGCAAGCTCGCACTCGTCTCGGCGATCGCGGCCGAGTTCATGCCGCAGTGGCGCAAGCTGTTCGATCGGCTGGTCGCAATGCCCGCCTTCACGCCCGAGGCGCTCGACGCATGGACCCGCGCCTATGTGGATATCTATCGGCGCAACGAGGCGACCTGTATCCTGCTCACCCAGGTCTCGGCGCTCGAAACCGATTTCTACTGGCAGCTTGCCGATGCGCAGGCCGCGCTGATCGACCAGCTGGCCGATCATATCCCCGCCTTCGCCCGCGCCCAGCAGGACGACGCGGTCGGCCGCAGCATGCGCGTGCGCGCGGCTCTCCTCCTCTCCCAGCTCGATCAGGTCAGCTATTTCCTCGCCGTTCGCCGCTGGAAGGCCGATCCCGAAGAAGGCATCCGGATCATGGCGGACCAGATCGGTTCTTTCCTGAACATGCGGGACTGA
- a CDS encoding nuclear transport factor 2 family protein produces MDIQTLLDERAIQHQLFAVARAMDDRDWGLLDQVMVEDATADLGLGLITGRANIVAFIRTFLDDCGPTQHMLGNIVIEIDGDNAKSFAYVDDRHAGAGDKKGMSFASVGDYSDTWRRVDGKWWLIHRLKRNHAHIGKIEVLGPGPTG; encoded by the coding sequence ATGGATATCCAGACGCTGCTCGACGAACGCGCGATCCAGCATCAGCTTTTTGCCGTCGCCCGCGCGATGGACGACCGCGACTGGGGGCTGCTCGATCAGGTGATGGTCGAGGACGCGACCGCCGATCTCGGCCTTGGCCTGATCACCGGGCGCGCCAATATCGTCGCCTTTATTCGCACCTTCCTCGACGATTGCGGGCCGACCCAGCATATGCTTGGCAATATCGTGATCGAGATCGACGGGGATAATGCCAAGAGCTTCGCCTATGTCGACGACCGCCATGCCGGCGCGGGCGACAAGAAGGGCATGAGCTTTGCGTCGGTCGGCGATTACAGCGACACCTGGCGCCGGGTCGATGGCAAATGGTGGCTGATTCACCGCCTCAAGCGCAACCATGCGCATATCGGCAAGATCGAGGTGCTGGGGCCGGGGCCGACGGGCTGA
- a CDS encoding prolyl oligopeptidase family serine peptidase, translating into MFRTLLCSVALLAVAAPALAQPAAEVAVRQQGGATLQNVPAIPADVAAAVQRFQNSRGATFQDWLPDGAMLVSTRFGATEQLHRVAAPGGARTQISFYSEPVSRAKVIPGTDRFVLVRDTAGDEWFQLHARGLAGESTQITETGTRNGAPVFSKDGSLMIWSRATKGASGYALLATDPRNPGAPRVVHQATGAIEPAAISADKSRMLFMRSLSNRESQIFELDLASGKVTRIAPKAPPARYDSVQYGARGGILAISDRDSDLRRLVEIDPKSGAERVLTPGLKWEVEEYDVSADGRVLAYAINEDGYSRLVVQDLVTRRALPQPELPRGVLSGLKFAPDGSRIGLSLSTPVSAGDIWSWDVNEGQLVRWTQSELGDLDAAKLAEPDLIRFTSFDGLSVPAFVYRPKGVAAGVKTPVIIDIHGGPEAQTRPIWNYGAQYFADVLGATVILPNVRGSEGYGKAYLNLDNGPKREDAVKDIGALLDWVATQPGLDADRVAVYGQSYGGYMSLAVMTHYADRLVGGVERYGISDFVTFLNNTEAYRRDNRRAEYGDERDPAMRAVFAKISPMANIARITKPMLVMQGANDPRVPQSESDQVVAKIRENGTEAWYVLFADEGHGFLKKPNNDLRREVETVFLQRLFGGKR; encoded by the coding sequence ATGTTCCGTACCCTGCTCTGTTCCGTGGCTTTGCTTGCCGTTGCCGCGCCGGCGCTGGCACAGCCCGCTGCCGAGGTTGCCGTTCGCCAGCAGGGCGGGGCCACGCTGCAGAACGTGCCCGCGATCCCGGCCGATGTCGCCGCGGCGGTGCAGCGTTTTCAGAACAGCCGCGGGGCGACCTTCCAGGACTGGCTGCCTGACGGCGCGATGCTGGTGTCGACGCGGTTCGGCGCGACCGAACAGCTCCACCGCGTGGCGGCCCCCGGCGGCGCACGCACCCAGATCAGTTTCTACAGCGAGCCCGTTTCGCGCGCCAAGGTGATCCCCGGCACCGACCGGTTCGTGCTGGTCCGAGACACGGCGGGCGATGAATGGTTCCAGCTGCACGCGCGCGGGCTGGCCGGTGAATCGACGCAAATCACCGAGACGGGCACGCGCAATGGCGCGCCCGTTTTCTCGAAGGACGGCAGCCTGATGATCTGGTCGCGCGCGACCAAGGGCGCCAGCGGCTATGCGCTGCTCGCCACCGATCCGCGCAATCCGGGGGCGCCGCGCGTGGTGCATCAGGCGACCGGCGCGATCGAGCCCGCCGCGATTTCGGCGGACAAGAGCCGGATGCTGTTCATGCGCAGCCTGTCCAACCGCGAAAGCCAGATTTTCGAGCTGGATCTGGCATCGGGCAAGGTGACGCGCATTGCGCCCAAGGCACCGCCCGCGCGCTATGACTCGGTGCAGTACGGGGCGCGTGGCGGAATCCTTGCGATTTCCGACCGCGACAGCGATCTGCGCCGGCTGGTCGAAATCGACCCCAAGAGCGGTGCCGAGCGCGTGCTGACACCGGGGCTGAAATGGGAGGTCGAGGAGTATGACGTGAGCGCCGATGGCCGGGTGCTCGCCTATGCGATCAACGAGGACGGCTATTCGCGGCTGGTGGTGCAGGATCTGGTGACGCGCCGCGCGCTGCCGCAACCCGAACTGCCGCGCGGCGTGCTCTCGGGGCTGAAATTCGCGCCCGATGGCTCCAGGATCGGCCTCAGCCTCTCCACCCCGGTTTCCGCAGGCGATATCTGGAGCTGGGATGTGAACGAGGGCCAGCTTGTCCGCTGGACCCAGTCCGAACTTGGCGACCTTGACGCTGCAAAGCTGGCCGAGCCCGATCTTATCCGCTTCACCTCGTTCGACGGGCTGTCGGTACCCGCGTTCGTCTATCGCCCCAAGGGCGTGGCCGCAGGCGTGAAGACGCCGGTGATCATTGATATCCATGGCGGCCCCGAGGCGCAGACCCGCCCGATCTGGAATTACGGCGCGCAATATTTCGCCGATGTGCTGGGTGCGACCGTGATCCTGCCCAATGTTCGCGGCAGCGAGGGTTATGGCAAGGCATATCTCAACCTCGACAATGGCCCCAAGCGCGAGGATGCGGTGAAGGATATCGGCGCGCTCCTCGACTGGGTGGCGACGCAGCCTGGCCTCGATGCCGATCGGGTCGCGGTCTATGGCCAGTCCTATGGCGGCTATATGTCGCTGGCGGTGATGACCCATTATGCCGACCGGCTGGTGGGCGGTGTCGAGCGCTATGGCATCAGCGATTTCGTAACCTTCCTCAACAACACCGAAGCCTATCGCCGCGATAACCGCCGCGCCGAATATGGCGACGAGCGCGATCCCGCGATGCGCGCGGTGTTTGCAAAGATCTCGCCCATGGCGAACATCGCCCGGATCACCAAGCCGATGCTGGTGATGCAGGGCGCGAACGATCCGCGCGTGCCGCAATCCGAATCCGATCAGGTGGTCGCCAAGATCCGCGAGAACGGGACCGAGGCCTGGTATGTGCTGTTCGCCGACGAAGGGCATGGCTTCCTGAAAAAGCCGAACAATGACCTGCGCCGTGAGGTGGAGACGGTATTCCTCCAGCGCCTGTTCGGCGGGAAGCGCTGA
- a CDS encoding nuclear transport factor 2 family protein, translated as MTDTIDLPEATKAMLAEQGAGGVSADHIRRVFEVYGDLLTAGDTAGIVALFAADARVLDPITSPAHVGHDAIRAFYQSGFDAMGGGIEMKLDGAVRIAGSNGAAAYIARTINHDTVFRTETLDVMTFDDDGLITSMTAYWGESNFTLDKA; from the coding sequence ATGACCGATACGATCGATTTGCCTGAAGCTACCAAGGCCATGCTTGCCGAGCAGGGCGCAGGGGGCGTGAGCGCCGATCATATCCGCCGCGTGTTCGAGGTCTATGGCGATCTGCTGACCGCAGGCGACACCGCGGGCATCGTTGCACTGTTCGCGGCCGATGCGCGCGTGCTCGATCCCATCACTTCGCCCGCGCATGTTGGCCATGACGCGATCCGTGCCTTTTACCAGTCGGGTTTCGACGCGATGGGCGGCGGGATCGAGATGAAGCTGGACGGTGCGGTGCGCATCGCGGGGTCGAACGGCGCCGCCGCCTATATCGCGCGCACGATCAACCATGACACGGTATTTCGGACCGAAACGCTCGACGTGATGACCTTTGACGATGATGGTCTCATCACCTCGATGACCGCCTATTGGGGTGAGTCCAACTTCACGCTCGACAAGGCCTGA